tttttattcaaattttttaaaatatcgaacacttttgaattatgaattattgttttcgaacttcctgcgctctgctcaaccgatgatatacagattgctcttttgtcaacgtttagacggcaggacgtgcaaatgcgtaaatttgtattcaatgtggacattggagcataaccagtcgctttcagtttatctatggtgctttcggtgagatttcgtaactcttttgaacacttttttccatcaaacggcctaccacagttgagaaagcggctactcatgttgttcgtaatatttcaataaacaaaatcacttttaagtttttactgactagtttggtgtcatttgcttgactgaagaaaaaaattactataagatctttaacaaccttagtagtagtaattttttgctttttcgtgagcattgtcatggtatgtacctatcatgcatttgttgttgttgaagatacccgtttcctcccgatcataaagtctattctctaagaggtatattttttgcaggtaaactatagacgtacacgtgtatataaatctttgattttgcagcttttgtcttaaaaataacatttctgatatgtttctatcaacgttattatcaacaggtttcaacactattaaaagaatttttcgccagtcacgtgcaatgaaaattatgacactatcaatacttttgatcacaacactggatcgtgtctaagtttcttatagatgctatgaataattaaatcaaaatatcatgaaaacaacttgtttaaatcacgtcccttaacaataaaatctgcatcaaactgcaattctcgaaataacttacacagaaaaaaaaaaaagttttttactaaatgtgaaaattgtgaaatgtttgaaatgtcataactttttgtttattagttgaccatcaccaaatttttatggtagatagctaatataatggaccgttttcctaaaaaattacgttcgaaaaaaaaatagggttttgagatatttgagtttttgtgacaaaaatgatatttttaaaggcaaaaaattttttttttactttgcacattttcttaagaatcaccatttagttgtctaactttgctgaaaaaatcataacaatcgaacattccgtttttgctgtgcagctttttaaataattttgaaccattttcacatacacccttttgaaaagttagtcgtgactcaatatgaagatttgatatcgaaaaatgacgatttagatgaaattgaaaaactgtgcagagtttcaaatattttcgaaatggtcgctcaggatcgactgacatgcccccgtggaatgcctctatagttgaagaaacagccttttatcctcagcttgcacacccttgcgttgattggctgccacctaatcacgcgttggcgcatcttacccagcaatatgaagccggttctcagatcgttggtggtgccacagctttgatagaaggtagccgctcgatgcccgcttttccacactttctgtcctgtccagcagattttctTCAGCGTTacaacgtcgaagttgcggggatgtaattcatcgcaGATCATCCTgttgcaacctgcgaaacctagtgactagcagttccatgttccaagcttccaatcgtgatcctttattcacctaggtctttgccgatagtatcgagtcgtattatctcttatattgctcgtaattattggtttgagaggcggcttattgagcctgcgcaaacctcttgTCGGAGGGCCGTCATGTCAGGTcggttttgtgtcccacctgacaccaggacttgggcttgtgggctttgagcggcacggtcgctttggtggagcctacttgcggatacatgcttCTTTTTTAGAAGTTTAAcaaggcccactgtcaaaccccaccccATCCTAGGAAAGCCCCagaactcgcagatggcctgggaaaGGATCGTCAAGCGCTTGgtcatagtccctgctgcccgcaagaACTTACTCCAGGCTTACTCTCAAGAACTTACTCCAGGGTTTTCTTTGATAACTATGATAACTATGGACTCTATTTTTGAAACAGGCTGAAAGATCTCAGGTTACGCGTGTTGGTTTTAAGGCGTGTAGACTCCAAGCATTTCTTAAatgttcaaaattcgaaatagcgctccctccttttacgctcaaaattccaaataaggctcgatgcccacgtagcttttttttcaatgctGAGTGCACGTCGCGTCAAAAAGACGCAGATGTGCACTGCCGTCccaagcatatctgtcccatgtcgatttttatcatttttgagtTTTATGCACCAAACGTTCTAAACTAATGTATATTTCATTGTgaacaaaaaaatacatatagtttgttcgaaaacttggcgaaaaaatatcgggtcattttgtcccattgtagaatttccaagcataactgtcccattgaaacaaatttcatataacatgtattaaattacttcgaagaggccaattttcattatcaAATCATTCAGAGAAAGAATATGGGTTGTGGTATAGTTTCAATGGGTAAAAAGGTTAATCCACCTAACATcgttgatgcctttcttgtgcattatgaaaattgaaaagtaataATTGAAGCATATTAAGATGATTTATATTAAAACTTGAGTGAGAATAGTCTCTCATTTTTAATCGCATTCTATGTACATATTTATACAGACTGTTTCTTCCTTCCTTGTTGgtattaccatttttgcattcgtatatgatgaggctaacacgataatacttttatgcctaattGCACCCGAAAATGCCTTTGACCGTGAGTCCAACCAAGCCACCTAAGCATCATCGCTTTGTAGTCGTGCTTCTAATCGCATGGCTATAAGGTAGGCCCATTCAATTTAcatataggctagatgtaccagttgtggctatagcaccagttgtcgcactagtgctttatatgccaaatggccgatCAAATcgccgcaaaccaagttcatatcgataaagcatattcatatgatacgataacacatTTGATCtcttccaaaacaagcaaagcataattgttaaaattgattttgcctaatttttgacatcctttgcaccagttgtcgcactagtggtccctatttggccagtcccataagaaaacaatgggatttgccaaataaggaaccaaaattaagaatagtgccataaCTGGTGTGATACCTTGTATataatgtactttgtcttgTCAAACTTATGCTTGTTGTTTATGGATGTCAGATGTACGAAAGTGTTGTGAATGGTGCGTAGAACTAAGTATGGAAATGTGTGTAATAAATGTTTTGCAAACAGTAAACATATGTTGTAAACACAGTTGTAAATATTCACTATAAGTAGATTCTCACAGTGGCGACGAGAAAGGTGAACTGAACGTGAAGAAAATTCGGCCATAGTAAAACAATTAGATATAGAACGAGTGTTGATTTGAAACGTTTTGTGTGttatttttgcttgcttctATTAATCAGGTAAATATTCTAATATTATGTATTAGAGAGAGGAAACTGCAGAAAGATTATTTCATTCTCGATCTCATTCGTCTGAACCTTGGTCTGAACGGTAAATATACGCAAAAGGTGATTATTTTAATTGAAGTACATTATGCCGGTGAAGGCGATACAAGCTAAATTTTAAAGGCGGTTGTTGATAGAAGTATTTGTGCCGTATAAATAAAGTGAATATAAGACAGATGTAGCCGTTTAAGGCGTATGTAGCCGTTAAGGCGAATGTAGCCGTTAAGGCGAATGTAGCCGTTAAGGCGAATGTAGCCATTAAAGGCGAATGCAGCCGttgaaggcgagtgtagccgtCGAAGGCGAATGTAATCGTATAATGAGAATATTGCTATTAAAGGCGAGAAATATTAAAAAGAATTATAGTTTAGGGTTAGGCTTAAATGCCGTCAGCAATTAGTTATTAAACTAATGCTTCTGTTACAGAACTATGGATCGATGGGAAATCCAGCCGTTTTTGTTCAAGTCGATGCCGCCCAATGAGGTTCGTGAGCAATGGATGAAATGGAAAAGGAATTTCGATTACATTGTCGCAGCATGCGGCGAAAAGGATAAAACTAAATTAAAGTATCTGTTGCTAGCAAGAGCAGGTACGGATGTTCAAGACGTTTTCCAAACCATTCCTGAAGCGGATGTTACAGAGGATGTTGAGAACGGAATTGATCCTTATCAGGtagaattatttaaatttaatcaGTATTGTGGTACTATGGTTATATGATTCTAGGTTGCATTGGAAAAGCTCAATGAATATTTTGCTCCCAAACATCATGAATCCATGGAGCGTCATGTTTTCTGGACATTAAAACCAGACACtaatgaaaatttagaaaaattcatGCTAAGAGCTCGCGAACAAGCATACAAATGTAACTTTGGTTCGTCTATTCAAGAAAGTCGGGATATCTGTGTGATTGACAAAATAATTTTACTTGCTCCACCTGATTTACGGGAAAAATTGCTTCAGAAGGATTCATTGAAGTTAGACGATGTGTTCAAAATCGTTGCTTCCCACCAATCGGTTAAATACCAGGCTAGTCAGATGATTGTAGCTGGGCCTTCCGGAATGTCAAGCACGCCATTTGATGTGAACCGTCTACATGCAAACTCTAGTcgtttcaataaatttcataaTTCCGAGTGTGGGAGGTGTGGCAAAAAAGGACATTTTTCAAATGATCCGAAATGCCTTGCAAAAGATAAGGAATGTCATCTTTGCAAACGAGTAGGACATTATGCAAAGAAGTGTAAAACCGCCAATGCAAAGGGTTCCATACGTCCACCAGGTCATGTACAACGCGAGGCTCAGCGATCGTTTCAGCGGTCTACCAACCGTGTTAGAAATATTTCGGAAGAGCAGGAAGAAAGTGAACAGACTGAAGAGCCACCCCAGAGTTTCATTTTCGCTATTGGGGATGGTGATGAATACATCTGGATCAAAATAGGAGGAATAATGATGCAAATACTGATCGATTCCGGTagtaataaaaacataattgatgGTGAAACATGGAAACGGTTGAAAGCGCAAGGAGTGGTCATTAAAAATTCAACTACGAAAGTGGATCATCAGTTCCGTGGCTATGGAATGGAGGCAAAACCAATGAAAGTGCTGGGTATGTTTGATTCCACGGTCGTGATAGAGGTTGATAATAGTCAGCCGATTAGTAGTGAGGCTCGCTTCTATGTAGTTGATAACGGAAATCAACCACTTCTTGGAAAAGAAACTGCAAAAGAGTTGAATGTTTTGCGCCTGGGTCTACTCTAAGCAAGAAGCTAGTATTCGTAAGGTATGTTAGTATTTATGGTCCTATAGAACAATATGTATTAAACTTGTTTATGttatgctttttttttttcttgttgaagATTGTATGCAAAACTGCGTTTCCAAAAATAAAAGGGATTAAACTACATATTCCTTTCGATTTGACTGTGACTCCAATAGCTCAACATGTGAGAAGAACACCACTGGCGCTGCTTGGTCGAAATGAGGACAAACTTGATCAGCTAGTATCAGCTGACATAATCGAAAACTGGACGGGTTTAGCGACTGGGTTTCTCCATTGGTAGTTATCGTTAAAGACAACGGTGATCTCAGACTTTGTGTGGATATGAGGCTTGCGAACAAAGCTGTCAAGCGTGAATATCATTTGATGCCAaccatagatgattttttacctCGCTTGAAGTCTGCCAAATTCTTTTCACGACTAGATATAAAAGATGCCTTTCATCAAATAGAACTCGAAGAATCATCTCGCTTAATAACAACATTCATTACCCATCGTGGTATGTACCGTTATAAACGTTTGATGTTCGGCATATCTTGTGCCCCTGAAATGTTTCAGAAAATTTTGGAGCAGCTGCTAGCGAATTGTGATAATGTGATTAATTTCATTGATGACATCTTTGTTTTTGGTTCGGATGAAGAAGAGCATGATCATTGCTTGAAGCGAGTCCTGAATGTTTTGAAAGAGCACAACGTGTTgctgaattttgaaaaatgcttgTTTAAAGTTCCTGAGCTGGATTTCTTGGGGCATCACGTGTCCATTGACGGAATACGACCTGCGGATGATAAAGTGTCAACATTAAGAGCATTTCGAGTTCCTAAAGACGCCGAGGAATTGAGAAGCTTCCTGGGATTGGTCACGTATGTGGGAAGATTTCTACCGAATTTAGGAACAATATCAGCTCCGTTACGTGAACTAACTCATCAAGGAGTTACGTTCAAATGGTGTGAGGTACACACTGATGCATTTGAAAAGTTGAAGCATATGATAGCTAACGTAAAACATCTGAAATTCTTCGATAACTCACTACGTACTAGGGTAGTTGCGGACGCTTCGCCTGTAGCTATGGGTGCAGTATTGGTGCAATACAAACACCAATATGATGACTCAAATCCACTAGTCATAGCTTATGCAAGTAAAACTTTGTCTTCTACAGAACAACGTTATTGCCAGACTGAAAAGGAAGCTTTAGCTTTAGTGTGGTCGGTAGAAcggttttcaacatatttgatTGGACggaaatttgaattggaaactGATCATAAACCCCTGGAAAGAATATTTTCTCCTACTTCAAGGCCTTGTCCAAGAATTGAACGTTGGGTGTTAAGGTTACAATCATTCACTTTTGAGGTGAAATACAGGAAGGGCAAGTCTAACATTGCAGATCCAATGTCTCGGTTGACTGATCATCTTCCTGCAGAACCTGACATCGAAGGTCGCagagaaatttcttggttttggCTATCCTGGAGTCAACAGCGATAGATATCAGTGAGATTGAAACCGAGACTAAAAAGGATCATGAGTTGAAGTTAGTGCGAGAAAGTTTGCAAACTGGAAGGTGGAGCAATACTGAGACTAAATCTTATGAGCCATTTCAAAGTGAACTAGGTGTTGTCGAAGAACTGGTGGTACGAGGACAGAAAATGGTGATTCCAAAATCATTGCGGAATAGATTTCTTCAATTAGCACATGAAGGACATCCAGGTGAATCAGCAATGAAGCGAAGATTACGTGAAAGAGTATGGTGGCCGGGAATGGATAAAGAGGTCACCAAATGGGTTTCTTTGTGCGAAGGATGTCGATTGGTTGGGTTACCACAAAAACCTGAACCATTGCGTCGTAGACCTCTGCCAGCAGAAGCATGGACTGATGTGGCAATTGATTTTCTTGGTCCTCTGCCATCTGGTGAATACCTTTTTGTAATAATCGACTACTTCAGCAAGTACAAGGAGGTTGAAGTCATGACCAAAATTACTGCACGTGATACTGTCGAAAGGCTTAGTAGTATTTTTCGGCGATTAGGTTTTCCCAGAACCATTACGCTAGACAATGCTAGGCAGTTTGTCAGTACGGATTTCAGCGAATATTGCCAGCTACATGGTATTTTTCTCAACTACAGTACCCCTTATTGGCCTCAACAGAATGGAGAAGTAGAACGTCAAAATCGTTCACTCTTGAAAAGACTACAAATTAGTTGTGCTCTAAAGCGAAATTGGCGTAAGGATTTGGATGACTATTTAATGATGTATTACTCAACTCCGCATTCAACTACTGGGAAAACTCCTACAGAGCTTCTAACTGGTCGGACTATTAGAACCAAAATACCGTCATTGAAGGATATAGAAACAGCTCCATCAAGTGAAGACTTTCGAGATCGTGATTGGATTCAAAAGTATCGGTCTGTTGATCGGGAGAATGCTAATCGGCATGCTAAAGCATCGAGAATTGAGTTAGGAGATACGGTTCTTATGAAAAATCTTACCC
The nucleotide sequence above comes from Armigeres subalbatus isolate Guangzhou_Male chromosome 3, GZ_Asu_2, whole genome shotgun sequence. Encoded proteins:
- the LOC134220305 gene encoding uncharacterized protein LOC134220305 isoform X2, translating into MPPNEVREQWMKWKRNFDYIVAACGEKDKTKLKYLLLARAGTDVQDVFQTIPEADVTEDVENGIDPYQIPPTLQSMVQGHPSIDDTTHSLEVNDSQTRPKRTTRRPMKYDDYVEEYIE
- the LOC134220305 gene encoding uncharacterized protein K02A2.6-like isoform X1, producing MVIPKSLRNRFLQLAHEGHPGESAMKRRLRERVWWPGMDKEVTKWVSLCEGCRLVGLPQKPEPLRRRPLPAEAWTDVAIDFLGPLPSGEYLFVIIDYFSKYKEVEVMTKITARDTVERLSSIFRRLGFPRTITLDNARQFVSTDFSEYCQLHGIFLNYSTPYWPQQNGEVERQNRSLLKRLQISCALKRNWRKDLDDYLMMYYSTPHSTTGKTPTELLTGRTIRTKIPSLKDIETAPSSEDFRDRDWIQKYRSVDRENANRHAKASRIELGDTVLMKNLTPGNKLSTTYGQAEYTVLDKEGSHVTIQSDATGKTFQRNTAHLKKIDQPIEGEVGECSGVIPAQQIPPTLQSMVQGHPSIDDTTHSLEVNDSQTRPKRTTRRPMKYDDYVEEYIE